One Methanofollis sp. genomic window, CGATCAGGACCAGGTTGTCGCCGGCGAGGAGGTGAGGGATCGCCCGCTCCTGCGCCTCGGAGAGTTCCTCGAAGCCCCGCTCGTCAATGAGCGCCCGCACCCGCGGGTCAAGGAGGTCACGCGCCGCGCTGTTCCCTGATCTCTGCAAGGGTCCCGATGTAGGTCCCGTCACGCAGCCACACCTCGGCATCGTCTTCGTCGATACACCGCGCGAGCGGCCCGAGACCGCTCTCTTTCAGGTCGAGCACGTCCACCCCGCCGGAAAATTCGCAGGCCGCGGGCACGGCGAGGACGCGTGTCCCGTCCCCCCACCCCTCGCCGGTGAGGGATGAGTACAGGTAGGCGGGTTCTGCCCGCAGGGAGCACCCCACCTCGTCGGAGAGGGAGACGACCGGGTGGAGGTGGCCGATCACGAGGAGGCCGCCCGCGAGGTCTGGGTCGGGATGGGTATGGCCGTGGAGATAGCCGGCCCCGTCGATGCGTGCGCCCGCCGCAGGGAGGAGTTCGCCGTCCTTAAGAAAACGTGCGATCCCGCCGTCATGGTTGCCGGGCAGCACCTTCACCTCGGTCAGGTCCCTGAAGGAGTCGAGGAGAGCCGGGAGTTCGTCGCACTCCTGCCTGCTCGTGATAGGCACCATATGCTTCACGTCTCCGAGGAGGAGGAGGAGGTCGGGGTCTGTCTCCCTGACGGCGGCAAGGACCCGCGACGCCCTCGCCCTGCTCCTGCTCTGCACATGCACGCCCGCACGGGCAAGGCCGGACTCGATCCCGAAATGGAGGTCCGCGACGACGAGCACCCTTTCCGTGTTCTCCATCAGGAGGGCCGGGACGTCCGGGAGGAATTCCGGGTGCATCAGATCAGCCTCACCTGCCCGGTCGAGGGGGTATAGCACTCCCCCTCCTCCAGCAGGGCATAGAGGGCCGCTTCGGCCGCCGCCCGCCCGACACCCCTCTCCCCGGCGCGGGCAAAGAGGTCCTCTTCGCTGCCACGCCGGCCAGGGCACTCTTCGAGAAGGGAGAGGAGGAGGGAGCGGGCGTCCTGTGTCGCGCCACCTGCCGGCCCCTCGGACACGCTCGAAAGCGCCGCCCGGACCATCAGGGCCATCCCGGCGATCTCTCCGGCGTCGCCGTCGGCGGCGGCGAGCGCCTCGATCCGGCCGAGGGTGAGGTCTGCCGTCCGCAGCACCCAGAGGTCACGCACCGGCTTTTCCACCCGCGCCACCGCCTCGGGCACCAGGACGACCTCGCCGCGGGAGACGGCGAGGGCCCCGCTCACCGCGACAAATGCCGGCGGCTCGATCGAACGTAAGGAATCGGCCGCCTCCCCGCGCCACGCGGCGGCGACCGTGATCGTGCCGGTCGGGTCGGCGACACGGGCGGTGACCCGTCCCCCCGCGGCCCTGACCGCCGTCAGGGCACCCGTGAAAAAGACCCGCCGCCCGCGCGCACCGGTCGGTGAAAGGAAGGTTTCGCCGTCAAATTCGGTCGTCCGCGCCATTTCCCCGGCAAAC contains:
- a CDS encoding metallophosphoesterase, producing MHPEFLPDVPALLMENTERVLVVADLHFGIESGLARAGVHVQSRSRARASRVLAAVRETDPDLLLLLGDVKHMVPITSRQECDELPALLDSFRDLTEVKVLPGNHDGGIARFLKDGELLPAAGARIDGAGYLHGHTHPDPDLAGGLLVIGHLHPVVSLSDEVGCSLRAEPAYLYSSLTGEGWGDGTRVLAVPAACEFSGGVDVLDLKESGLGPLARCIDEDDAEVWLRDGTYIGTLAEIREQRGA